One Nostoc punctiforme PCC 73102 DNA window includes the following coding sequences:
- a CDS encoding serine/threonine-protein kinase gives MSHITQRAVHCINPDCQRPYPQPWGNKFCNSCGTPLELLDRYVPLQPLGSGGFAQIYTVWDEKTQTEKVLKVLVEDSPKALELFTQEAAVLSSLQHPGVPAVDTEGYFQVQLFNPKPHQLPCLVMEKINGRTLEEILKKFPQGCPENLVINWFAQAVEILQELHKRQIIHRDIKPSNLMLGTSSPTVSLPQGQIEGDRLVLIDFGGAKQFSPSKLRSQSSSTRLFSSGYSPPEQVSGSIVGPSADFYALGRTMIELLTGKYPLELEDQQTGKLVWRTAVNVNPQLADLLDEMVQEDVRSRPANAAMIQKRLAKISQPLPPPGLFAQLRDRVKQASTQVSQRFTLLIQAIEQVLANFSQAVTKTVVFIAQTIIKIFQACLATIWAMILAYVGACFGAIAGFILAYHTNLGRWVVEFISSQLNQLVPNTQTVFGADILVFIAAGWGTAWGLTASGCFGQRRRFLVASLMGMISYGFGWFILQLITPKDSGEGLVAVILVAACLLTLSLGLRSHHIVYAVLAAFGSAIAYAFLILLRLAPPIFQFSSQPAWSELQLPLIFFGSVGFFISFWLGVSYYLIVPGLRLLGWR, from the coding sequence GTGTCCCACATCACTCAGAGGGCGGTTCACTGTATAAATCCTGATTGTCAACGTCCTTATCCCCAACCTTGGGGAAACAAATTCTGCAACAGCTGTGGCACACCGCTAGAGTTGTTAGACCGCTATGTTCCACTTCAGCCATTAGGTTCGGGAGGATTTGCTCAAATTTACACGGTTTGGGATGAAAAAACTCAAACAGAGAAAGTGCTGAAAGTGTTGGTAGAAGATTCACCAAAAGCACTGGAATTATTTACCCAAGAGGCCGCGGTTTTATCTAGTTTGCAGCATCCAGGTGTCCCCGCAGTCGATACTGAAGGGTATTTTCAGGTACAACTGTTTAACCCCAAGCCGCACCAACTACCTTGTCTGGTAATGGAAAAAATCAATGGACGGACTTTAGAGGAGATATTAAAAAAGTTTCCCCAAGGGTGTCCAGAGAACTTGGTTATCAATTGGTTTGCCCAAGCTGTAGAGATTTTACAAGAATTACACAAACGTCAGATTATTCACCGGGATATTAAACCTTCTAATTTAATGCTGGGCACATCTTCGCCCACTGTCAGCCTACCTCAAGGGCAAATAGAAGGCGATCGCCTGGTACTAATTGATTTTGGTGGGGCAAAGCAATTTAGCCCCTCTAAGCTGCGTTCTCAGTCGAGTTCTACCCGATTATTTTCTTCTGGTTACAGTCCACCAGAACAAGTGAGTGGAAGTATTGTCGGGCCAAGTGCCGATTTTTATGCCCTTGGTCGAACGATGATTGAACTGCTAACAGGCAAATACCCGCTAGAGTTGGAAGATCAGCAAACTGGGAAACTTGTATGGCGCACTGCGGTAAATGTCAATCCGCAATTAGCAGATTTGCTGGATGAGATGGTGCAAGAGGATGTGCGATCGCGTCCAGCAAATGCAGCTATGATTCAAAAACGGTTGGCGAAGATTTCTCAACCATTACCGCCGCCAGGATTATTTGCCCAACTGCGAGATCGGGTTAAGCAAGCTTCAACGCAAGTTTCCCAGAGATTTACACTGCTAATCCAAGCTATTGAACAAGTTTTAGCGAACTTTAGCCAAGCTGTAACTAAAACCGTTGTTTTTATCGCTCAAACAATCATCAAAATTTTCCAAGCTTGTTTGGCGACGATTTGGGCGATGATTTTGGCTTATGTTGGCGCTTGTTTTGGTGCGATCGCTGGTTTTATTTTGGCATATCACACCAACTTGGGGCGTTGGGTTGTGGAATTTATTTCGAGTCAGCTAAACCAATTAGTCCCAAATACTCAAACCGTCTTTGGGGCAGATATTTTGGTATTCATCGCCGCAGGCTGGGGAACCGCTTGGGGACTGACAGCATCCGGGTGTTTTGGTCAACGGCGGCGCTTTTTAGTAGCATCGCTGATGGGCATGATTAGCTACGGCTTTGGCTGGTTCATTTTGCAATTAATCACACCAAAAGACAGTGGTGAAGGCTTAGTTGCAGTGATTTTAGTAGCAGCTTGCCTACTCACATTGAGCTTAGGTCTTCGCAGCCATCACATAGTGTACGCCGTGTTAGCTGCCTTTGGTAGCGCGATCGCCTACGCATTTTTGATTCTTTTGAGGTTAGCACCTCCCATCTTCCAATTTTCTAGTCAACCAGCCTGGTCAGAGTTACAGTTACCTCTGATTTTTTTTGGTTCTGTAGGCTTCTTTATCAGCTTCTGGTTAGGAGTAAGTTACTACCTAATTGTCCCTGGATTGCGCCTTTTAGGGTGGCGATGA